A single Alosa sapidissima isolate fAloSap1 chromosome 17, fAloSap1.pri, whole genome shotgun sequence DNA region contains:
- the tram1 gene encoding translocating chain-associated membrane protein 1: MGIRKKTNKNPPVLSHEFVIQNHADIVSCVAMVFLLGLMFEVTSKVAVLFITVQYNVTISSNEGPEETSVNYFQHGLKDLATVFFYMLVAIIMHAIIQEYVLDKINRKMHFSKTKHSKFNESGQLSAFYLFSCGWGASIILSENLLSNPVSLWEGYPHALMPFQMKFFYICQLGYWLHALPELYFQKIKKEDIPRQLVYTSLYLVHIAGAYILNLNRLGLVLFVLHYFVEFLFHVARLVYFSNEERQTGFTVWAILFVLARLLTLSLSVLTVGFGLAGAEQQGLDLVTGNFNVLFVRVTVLAAICSTQAFMMWKFINFQLRRWREQAQLQQSLKKKQAPSKSKSKNKANGVNGSVSANGADSPRARKEKSS, from the exons ATGGGGATCCGAAAGAAGACTAACAAGAACCCTCCGGTTCTCAGCCATGAATTTGTCATCCAGAACCATGCAGACATTGTTTCCTGTGTTGCTATGGTGTTTCTTCTTGGGCTTATGTTTGAG GTCACATCAAAGGTCGCAGTTTTGTTTATAACTGTACAGTACAACGTAACCATCTCATCCAACG AGGGACCTGAGGAGACGTCAGTGAATTACTTTCAGCATGGCCTTAAGGATCTGGCCACCGTGTTCTTCTACATGCTGGTGGCCATCATCATGCATGCCATTATCCAGGAGTATGTGCTCGAC AAGATCAACCGGAAGATGCACTTCTCCAAGACCAAGCACAGCAAATTCAACGAGTCAGGTCAGCTGAGTGCCTTCTACCTGTTCTCGTGCGGATGGGGAGCCAGCATCATCCTCTCA GAGAACCTCCTGTCCAATCCTGTGAGTCTTTGGGAAGGCTACCCCCACGCCCTGATGCC GTTCCAGATGAAGTTCTTCTACATCTGTCAACTGGGCTATTGGCTACATGCACTTCCTGAACTCTACTTCCAGAAGATCAAGAAA GAGGATATTCCCCGTCAGCTGGTGTACACTAGTCTGTATCTTGTACACATCGCAGGAGCATACATTTTAAA CCTGAACCGCCTGGGCCTGGTCCTGTTTGTCCTGCACTACTTTGTGGAGTTCCTCTTCCACGTGGCTCGCCTGGTGTATTTCAGCAATGAGGAGAGACAAACAGG GTTCACCGTATGGGCTATCCTCTTTGTCCTCGCTCGCCTGCTGACCTTGTCTCTGTCAGTTCTCACTGTGGGCTTTGGCCTTGCTGGCGCTGAACAGCAAGGCCTGGATCTGGTCACAGGAAACTTCAACGTCCTTTTTGTCCG AGTCACGGTGTTGGCAGCCATCTGCAGCACTCAGGCCTTCATGATGTGGAAGTtcatcaacttccagctgcgcAGGTGGCGGGAGCAGGCCCAGCTGCAGCAGAGCCTGAAGAAGAAACAGGCCCCGTCCAAAAGCAAGTCCAAGAACAAAG CTAATGGAGTTAATGGATCTGTCAGTGCCAATGGAGCCGATTCACCCAGAGCACGGAAAGAGAAGTCCTCGTAA